A genomic stretch from Vibrio algarum includes:
- the rplM gene encoding 50S ribosomal protein L13, with translation MKTFVAKPATVKRDWYVVDAEGKTLGRLASEIASRLRGKHKAEYTPHVDTGDYIIVINAEKVAVTGNKAKGKVYYRHSEFPGGLKSITFEKLIDKKPEMVLELAVKGMLPRGPLGRAMYRKLKVYAGAEHNHIAQQPTVLDI, from the coding sequence ATGAAAACTTTCGTTGCTAAACCAGCTACTGTAAAACGTGACTGGTATGTTGTAGACGCTGAAGGTAAAACTCTTGGCCGTCTTGCAAGTGAAATTGCATCTCGCCTTCGTGGCAAGCATAAAGCTGAATACACACCTCACGTAGATACTGGTGATTACATCATCGTTATCAACGCTGAGAAAGTTGCTGTAACAGGTAACAAAGCTAAAGGTAAAGTGTATTACCGTCACTCTGAGTTCCCTGGTGGTCTAAAATCAATCACTTTTGAAAAATTGATTGATAAGAAACCAGAGATGGTTCTTGAACTTGCTGTTAAAGGTATGTTACCACGTGGTCCTCTTGGCCGTGCTATGTACCGTAAGCTTAAAGTTTACGCTGGTGCTGAGCATAACCATATTGCTCAACAACCAACAGTATTAGACATCTAA
- the rpsI gene encoding 30S ribosomal protein S9: protein MAENQYYGTGRRKSSAARVFIKPGSGNIVINKRSLDVYFGRETSRMVVRQPLELVDMLEKLDLYVTVKGGGISGQAGAIRHGITRALMEYDETLRPALRAAGYVTRDARQVERKKVGLRKARRRPQFSKR, encoded by the coding sequence ATGGCAGAGAATCAATACTACGGCACTGGCCGTCGCAAAAGCTCAGCTGCTCGCGTTTTCATTAAACCAGGCAGTGGTAACATCGTAATCAACAAGCGTAGCCTTGATGTTTACTTTGGTCGTGAAACTTCTCGTATGGTTGTTCGTCAACCACTTGAGTTAGTAGACATGTTAGAAAAACTAGATTTATACGTTACTGTTAAAGGTGGTGGTATTTCTGGTCAAGCTGGTGCGATCCGCCACGGTATCACTCGCGCTCTTATGGAGTACGATGAAACATTACGCCCTGCATTACGCGCAGCTGGCTACGTTACACGTGACGCACGTCAGGTTGAACGTAAGAAAGTTGGTCTACGTAAAGCACGTCGTCGCCCACAATTCTCAAAGCGTTAA
- the petA gene encoding ubiquinol-cytochrome c reductase iron-sulfur subunit gives MSNAPLNSGRRRFLTATTAVVGGLGAAAVAVPFIKSWNPSEKAKAAGAPVEVDISKLEEGQMVRVEWRGKPVWVVRRAESIVSALKDADTQLSDPSSTEEQQPAYAQNEHRSIKPEYFVAVGICTHLGCSPTYLPDTFSEQVQGVSSGFFCPCHGSKFDMAGRVFQGVPAPYNLVIPKHMYLTDSRIIIGVDEEGEA, from the coding sequence ATGAGCAATGCGCCTTTAAACAGTGGACGTAGGCGCTTCTTAACTGCAACAACAGCCGTTGTTGGTGGTTTGGGAGCTGCAGCCGTAGCTGTTCCTTTTATTAAATCTTGGAACCCAAGTGAAAAAGCGAAAGCAGCGGGTGCGCCCGTTGAAGTCGATATTAGTAAACTCGAAGAAGGTCAAATGGTTCGCGTCGAATGGCGTGGTAAGCCTGTTTGGGTGGTCCGTCGAGCTGAATCTATAGTCTCAGCATTGAAAGATGCCGATACTCAACTAAGTGATCCCTCGTCAACCGAAGAGCAACAACCTGCTTACGCTCAGAATGAGCACCGTTCAATTAAACCGGAGTATTTTGTTGCAGTTGGAATCTGTACCCACCTAGGCTGTTCACCTACCTATTTGCCAGATACCTTTAGTGAGCAAGTTCAAGGGGTTAGTTCTGGTTTCTTCTGTCCGTGTCACGGTTCTAAGTTTGATATGGCTGGTCGAGTATTCCAAGGTGTACCCGCACCATATAACTTGGTTATACCAAAACATATGTATTTGACGGATTCTAGAATTATTATTGGTGTAGATGAAGAAGGGGAAGCCTAA
- a CDS encoding cytochrome b → MQALAEWFEKRLPSINAYKKHLSEYPMPKNFNFWYLFGSLAMLVLVNQLVTGIWLTMSYEPSGDGAFASVEYIMRDVDYGWLLRYMHSTGASAFFIVIYLHMFRGLIYGSYQKPRELVWIFGMLIFLVLMAEAFMGYLLPWGQMSYWGAQVIISLFGAIPVIGDDLTLWIRGDYVISGATLNRFFALHVIALPIVLLLLVVLHLLALHEVGSNNPDGIDTKLPKGTMGDDYESSFKFHEYYTKKYDIIDSIPFHPYGTVKDFIGIAGFLFFFCYVLFFNPEMGGYFLEPPNFEAANPLKTPEHIAPVWYFTPFYAILRAVPDKLLGVVAMGGAIVVLFLLPWLDRCKVRSYRYRSKFHLLNIVQFTVSFIALGILGALPVTDLYTLLARIFSLGYFMFFVLLFFYSKNEATKPLPERVTFK, encoded by the coding sequence ATGCAAGCTTTAGCTGAATGGTTTGAAAAGCGTCTGCCTTCAATAAATGCTTATAAAAAGCATTTATCAGAATACCCGATGCCTAAGAACTTTAACTTTTGGTATTTGTTTGGTTCATTAGCCATGCTAGTTCTTGTTAACCAACTTGTTACTGGTATTTGGTTAACAATGAGCTATGAACCATCAGGAGATGGTGCGTTCGCATCTGTAGAGTACATCATGCGTGATGTCGATTATGGATGGTTGCTTCGCTATATGCACTCCACTGGTGCTTCTGCGTTCTTTATTGTTATTTATCTGCATATGTTCCGTGGCCTAATCTATGGCTCATATCAGAAGCCACGCGAACTTGTGTGGATATTCGGTATGCTCATTTTCTTAGTACTGATGGCCGAAGCCTTTATGGGGTATCTACTTCCATGGGGACAAATGTCTTACTGGGGAGCGCAGGTAATTATTTCACTATTTGGTGCGATTCCAGTTATCGGTGATGATTTGACGCTTTGGATCCGTGGTGATTACGTTATCTCAGGCGCGACATTGAACCGCTTCTTTGCACTTCACGTTATTGCATTGCCTATCGTTTTACTTCTCCTCGTTGTGCTGCACCTTCTCGCTTTACATGAGGTCGGCTCAAACAACCCAGATGGTATCGATACAAAATTACCGAAAGGAACGATGGGGGATGATTACGAAAGCTCATTTAAGTTTCATGAGTATTACACCAAGAAATACGACATTATCGACTCTATTCCATTCCACCCTTATGGAACGGTAAAAGACTTTATTGGTATTGCTGGTTTCTTGTTCTTCTTCTGCTATGTGTTGTTTTTTAACCCTGAGATGGGCGGTTATTTCCTTGAGCCACCTAACTTTGAGGCTGCTAATCCACTTAAAACACCGGAACATATTGCACCTGTATGGTACTTCACTCCATTTTACGCGATTTTACGTGCTGTTCCTGACAAGCTATTAGGTGTAGTAGCGATGGGTGGAGCAATCGTTGTGTTGTTCTTACTTCCATGGTTAGACCGTTGCAAAGTACGTTCATACCGTTACCGCAGCAAGTTCCACTTACTGAATATTGTTCAGTTCACTGTAAGCTTTATTGCCCTTGGTATCTTAGGCGCGTTGCCAGTTACAGATTTGTATACATTGCTAGCACGCATATTCTCACTAGGATATTTCATGTTCTTCGTTTTACTGTTCTTTTATAGTAAAAATGAAGCGACTAAACCATTACCAGAAAGGGTGACATTCAAATGA
- a CDS encoding cytochrome c1, whose product MKKWIVVLFALLPSLALAAGGNVHLDKANNDIRDTASLQNGAKLFMNYCFGCHSTQYQRYQRVATDLDIPLDLMKQHLMFDPDAKIGQLMENAIPDDSAAKWFGAPPPDLSLVARVRGTDWLYTYLRSFYADPSRPFGVNNIIFPSVGMPHVLEELQGIPMPIIETHMVDGVEKQSVVGVKTDGTGEMSTSEYDSAVRDIVNFLEYSGDPVKLEREALGWWVMGFLVLFTIVVVLLKKEYWRDVH is encoded by the coding sequence ATGAAGAAGTGGATTGTAGTACTTTTTGCATTGTTACCATCTTTGGCGCTTGCGGCCGGTGGCAATGTTCATTTAGACAAAGCAAATAATGATATTAGGGATACCGCGTCATTGCAAAATGGTGCAAAGCTATTTATGAACTATTGTTTTGGGTGTCACTCAACGCAATATCAACGCTATCAACGCGTTGCTACTGATTTAGATATCCCACTGGATCTTATGAAACAACACTTGATGTTTGATCCTGATGCTAAAATTGGTCAGCTAATGGAGAATGCCATACCTGACGATTCAGCGGCTAAATGGTTTGGTGCTCCACCTCCAGACCTATCATTGGTTGCTCGTGTTCGAGGTACAGATTGGCTATATACCTATTTACGTTCGTTTTATGCGGATCCATCTCGTCCATTTGGGGTGAATAATATTATTTTCCCAAGTGTAGGTATGCCTCATGTACTTGAAGAGCTTCAAGGAATCCCAATGCCAATCATTGAGACGCATATGGTTGATGGCGTTGAGAAACAGTCAGTGGTTGGCGTTAAGACAGATGGCACCGGTGAAATGAGCACCAGTGAATACGATAGTGCTGTTCGTGATATTGTAAATTTCCTCGAATATTCTGGTGATCCTGTCAAGTTAGAGCGTGAAGCTCTAGGTTGGTGGGTCATGGGATTCCTTGTGCTATTTACCATCGTGGTAGTTCTACTTAAGAAAGAGTATTGGCGCGACGTGCACTAA